DNA sequence from the Methanolobus sp. ZRKC5 genome:
CTCCAGGTGCACTAATAATGGACTTGTTGGGATTCGAACCCAAGGCCTCCGCCTTGCAAAGGCGGCGATCTTCCAACTGATCTACAAGCCCCTCGTGGATTCCATTCTTAATGAATCCATGTAACTTTTTTCGGATTTGGCAGTTTTTCGATTTCTGACCGGTTGTGGTGATCGGCTTTATGCCGATCTGCTTAGGAGGTGATCCAGCCGCAGATTCCCCTACGGCTACCTTGTTACGACTTAACCCCCCTTGCGAAATTTAGGTTCGAACACGGCACAAGGTCCGTGCCCTCACCCATACCTCACTCGGGTGGTTTGACGGGCGGTGTGTGCAAGGAGCAGGGACGTATTCACCGCGCTATATTGAAACGCGATTACTACGGATTCCAGCTTCATGAGGGCGAGTTACAGCCCTCAATTCGAACTAAGGCCGGGTTTATGAGATTACCAACCCCTTTCGGGGTAGGAACCCATTGTCCCGGTCATTGTAGCCCGCGTGTAGCCCTGGAGATTCGGGGCATACTGACCTACCGTAGCCCGCACCTTCCTCTGGTTTAGCACCAGCGGTCCCCACAGAGTACCCATCATCCCGAAGGATATGCTGGCAACAGTGGGCACGGGTCTCGCTCGTTGCCTGACTTAACAGGATGCTTCACAGTACGAACTGACGACGGCCATGCACCTCCTCTCAGCGATTCAGGTAAGACCTTCAGCCTGACCTACATATTGCTGTCGCCCCAGGTGAGTTTTCCGGCGTTGAGTCCAATTAAACCGCAGGCTCCACCCGTTGTAGTGCTCCCCCGCCAATTCCTTTAAGTTTCAGCCTTGCGGCCGTACTTCCCAGGTGGCTCGCTTCACGGCTTCCCTGCGGCACCTGAAACGGTCGCACCGTCCCAGACACCTAGCGAGCATCGTTTACGGCTGGGACTACCCGGGTATCTAATCCGGTTCGTGCCCCCAGCTTTCGTCCCTCACCGTCGGACCCGTTCTGGTAAGACGCCTTCGCCACTGGTGGTCCCACAAGGATTACAAGATTTCACTCCTACCCCTGTAGTACCTCTTACCTCTCCCGGTCCCAAGTCTGACAGTATCCCCCGGAAGCCTAACAGTTGAGCTGTCAGATTTCCCGGAAGACTGATCAAACCGGCTACGGACCCTTTAGACCCAATAATAGTGGTCACCACTCGGGCCGCCGGTGTTACCGCGGCGGCTGGCACCGGTCTTGCCCGGCCCTTGCTAACACATGCTATTTACACATGTGGACAGCCAACATAAGATGCTGGCACTCAGTGTCCCCTTATCGCGGTTTCCCGCATTGTAAAGTTTTCGCGCCTGCTGCGCCCCGTAGGGCCTGGATTCATGTCTCAGAATCCATCTCCGGGCTCTTGCTCTCACAACCCGTACCCGTCGTCGGCTAGTAGGTACACTACACCCACTACAACCTGATAGGCCGCAGATTCATCCTAAGGCGCCGGAGCTTTGAGCCACAGATCATTCCAGATTCTATGGCTTATCAGGTATTATCACCAGTTTCCCGGAGTTATGCCTGACCTTAGGGCAGATTATCCACGTGTTACTGAGCAGTACGCCATGTTCACGAAGAACATTTGACTCGCATGGCTTAGTCGCACACTGATAGCAGTGACCTCTGGCAGGATCAACCAGAATTGTTGATCTCACACAAAAGTTTAATGCATTTTGGAAGTCATTTAAGGAATTTTTAGGAAAGAACTCTCACTAGAGAATTTCTTTACTTTGCACATTAGTTGGTTAATTCCTTATTTAGGTAGTATATTAGACACTACCGGTCAGAATTAACCGAACTGCCAAATCCAACGTCAGGCAAGAAATAACTCTTGCCTCCACTTAATGAAAGGCGGTGATTGTAAGTGTTTTCGCGCATTCACGCGGACTCCTTCAAAGGACACCATCCTATATATATCTTCCGAATCAAGAGATTCGAAAGCAAAGAAGGAACCTTTGTAACACCTACCTGATGAAATGAAATTAGTACTTCATCAATTTGTTCTCACAAAGCGAATTTTCCTGATGCGTTGGCCGCATCATTGGGCTCAGTGAGAGCACCCTTACAAGTCAATGCTGATATAAAAAGGTTGCGGAGAAAAGGGAGATAACAATTGTGACTTGCAATAAAAGAAGACTATTCTGCTAAAAATATGAAAATTATAAGGCAATATCAGATGATATTGAGTGAATATTTTCTTTTATTGCCTTTATTTTTTAAGGACATCCCTGAGTTTAATCCATTTGCGAGTCATTATCACAGTTTTATCAGTGTTGCTAATGATCTTTTCAGGGAAAACACCCATCAAGAAATTCTTCAGGAAAGGCCTTGTAGTAGCACCTATGAACACAACGTCCTGCTTTTCGGCCTCGGATGACAGACCTTTTTCAATATTACTTGAAACTATAAATTTCCCCGTTGCATCCACACCTTCGAAGAAGCCCTCCAGACTCCTGAATGCCGTAGTAGCTCTAGCTTCATCATCGGCCGACCTGCCCACATTAAGCATTGTAACACTGGCATTTTCAGCAATTGCCAGGTCTTTTGCTAGCTCTGCAGCCAGAGCTGCATGCGGGCCACCTGCAGTAGGCAACAATATCTTCTTAATGTTCTCAAGACTACGACCAAGTTCAAATCTGGCAACAACAACATCACATGGAGCTTTTAGGAGAATCGGATCCAGCGTGCTTCCAAGCACAAAATCATGACGGAATGTCCTGCCCCTCCAGCCCATAATGATCATATCCGGCTTTTCCTCTTCGATCGTATCAAGAATCGAATCTGAAGCATTCCTCCCTACTTTAATTATACCGCCAGCAGGCACATCCACCGACTCGATAAGACCCCTTATCAAAGATCGTTTATTCTCTACATAAGAATCAGTTGCTGAAAGAGGAGTCTGTTCCGGAAATGTTAGCACTTTAAGGAAAACTACATGACCATTCTTTTCTTTTGCAACCATAGCGGCAAGCTTAGCCAGGTCCCCTGCAGTAGCAATATTTTTCACAGGAACCAGGATCTTATAACCTATTTCAGCAAATGGTTTTTCCTCATAAACCTTTCTTCTGAGGCTTTTTGCACGCTTCTTCATCTCTTTTTCAGAATAAGAGAAATAGAAGAATGAACCAGCAAGTATCCAGAATATAGTTATTCCTACAATAAAAGTCGTATGTTCTATCGCAGTTATAAGATAATAACCAATAACAAGCTGAACAACTATTGCAATTATAGGAAGGTAAGGAGCAAAAGGCATCTTAAAGGCCCTTTTAAGATCAGGTCGTCTAAACCGTAGGATAATGAGTACGGAATTGACCAGAATAAAGAGAATAAGGAACATTACATTTGCCGCAGAAGCAACAGTTTCGATTGGGGCAAGCGTCATAGATACAATAATGAAGTAACTGAAAAGAATAGCATAATGAGGCGTTCTTCTTTTTTCATTTATCCTGGAAAGAGCTTCTGGCAGATACCCCATCCTTCCAAGGGCAAACGCAACTCGGGAAGAAGAATAAACAGTAGCATTCATGGCACTTATCGTAGAAACAAAACCACCTGCAAGAATAAGGACAGAACCGAATGCCATTATCTGATCTGCAACCCGTATCATACTGAATTCACCAAGCTCTCCAAGATATATCCAGCTGGGTCCATCTACCTTAATGGCACCTATCAGAGCAAATGCCACCATTATATAGATAATAACAGCAACCCACAGTGACAACAATATAGCTCTGGGTATGTTCTTTTCAGGATTTTTAACCTCCTCACCGCTCTGAGCAATTATCTCATATCCTTCAAATGCTATGAATGTAAGACCCATTGCAACGAGAAGACCACCAAAGCCATTAGGCAGGAATGAGGGATCTGCAAGAAATGCAGCAGACCAATCAGGTGTGATGAATGTTTTGTAGATACCAAAACAAGCGAACACTATAAGGATAGCAACTTTGAAAAGAGTGACCATCCCACCAATCCGTCCACTTTCTTTTGCACCAAGATAATTAAGGTACGCCATAAGAGTGACAATAACAAATGCGGAGATGCTAATCAAAGTGCTCTGTGATATCCCATCATATCCTAAAAAATGAATTACAAATTCAGAAAAAAATGCACCGAATGTAACTGCATACAGGGAACATGCTATAGTGTGAGCCGCCCAGTCAACCCAACCGGCAAGGAATCCGAAATGATTCCCGATACCTTCTTTAACCCAGAGATAACTGCCCCCAGCTTCAGGAATAGCAGAACCAAGTTCAGCATATGCAAGTCCTGTAAAAGTTGCAACAATACCATTTAGCAGAAACGCAAGAAGGACTGCAGGACCTGCAATCCCGGTGGCAATACCAGTCAGAGCAAAGATACCGGCCCCTATCATCCCGGCAATACCTATCATTGTTATATCAAAGAGGGTTAAGTCTCTGCTCAGACTTACGCGTATTTCATTATCTACTGACACATTAAGTTAGAGAAACACCTTTATACATAATATTTTCTATCCCCTAAAAACATAAACTACCATTTGGTGCGCAACAGTTGCATATTGGCAAATAGTCAATCTCATTATGATAATAGTTAGTATATTTTCACTAGCAGCAAGCTATATATAATAACAAACTCGATTGAAAAAATAAAGACAGGTGTGCAATGTGTATCTGCATTGTAGAATGATGTTTACAGACCATCCTATGATGAACCTTAACATATAACCTGAAAAACGAGACAAGGAGTCAAATGGAGTATGAGCGGGTCGGGGGATCCAGAAATTATTCGGAGAAATAGCTTTGCTTTTACAGCGAAAGTAATAGCCACAATAACCTTTGTTGTGATACTACTCATATGCAATATTGCACCAACCGAAGGAATAACTGAAAACACATCCTCAAGTGCCAATAAAACCCTATGTGAAACTACCATACTGCCAGTACCATACTGCAATCAGGGAGATACAAACTGGTGCCTCTACTACTGTCTTTCGATGATGTTCAACTACAATAACCACCAGATAGAACCATGGAAGATGGCTGAATATTTTGATTCCGGCCATAGTGATACTTTTTCAGGCCAGTACAACCCATATGATAATTCACTGGAAGATTACTCCAAACAATCCGCCTCATTGAGCACTAGAAAAACAGTATGGGGATACAACCTTGGAAATTTCAATGCTGACAACTTCAATGCGCTGATCAAGGACAATATAGATAGAGGGCAGCCAATACTTATGGCTTTTCAATATGAAGTTTCCGATGGCATAAAAAA
Encoded proteins:
- a CDS encoding amino acid permease — its product is MSVDNEIRVSLSRDLTLFDITMIGIAGMIGAGIFALTGIATGIAGPAVLLAFLLNGIVATFTGLAYAELGSAIPEAGGSYLWVKEGIGNHFGFLAGWVDWAAHTIACSLYAVTFGAFFSEFVIHFLGYDGISQSTLISISAFVIVTLMAYLNYLGAKESGRIGGMVTLFKVAILIVFACFGIYKTFITPDWSAAFLADPSFLPNGFGGLLVAMGLTFIAFEGYEIIAQSGEEVKNPEKNIPRAILLSLWVAVIIYIMVAFALIGAIKVDGPSWIYLGELGEFSMIRVADQIMAFGSVLILAGGFVSTISAMNATVYSSSRVAFALGRMGYLPEALSRINEKRRTPHYAILFSYFIIVSMTLAPIETVASAANVMFLILFILVNSVLIILRFRRPDLKRAFKMPFAPYLPIIAIVVQLVIGYYLITAIEHTTFIVGITIFWILAGSFFYFSYSEKEMKKRAKSLRRKVYEEKPFAEIGYKILVPVKNIATAGDLAKLAAMVAKEKNGHVVFLKVLTFPEQTPLSATDSYVENKRSLIRGLIESVDVPAGGIIKVGRNASDSILDTIEEEKPDMIIMGWRGRTFRHDFVLGSTLDPILLKAPCDVVVARFELGRSLENIKKILLPTAGGPHAALAAELAKDLAIAENASVTMLNVGRSADDEARATTAFRSLEGFFEGVDATGKFIVSSNIEKGLSSEAEKQDVVFIGATTRPFLKNFLMGVFPEKIISNTDKTVIMTRKWIKLRDVLKK